In Gimesia panareensis, the genomic window GTAAGTCGTATAATTCTTCAGCACGTCCATGATAAAGCCTTCTTCGATGGCTTGCCGCATCGTGTACTTGTGAGAGGCTTCTCCGTCTCGACCAAACATTTTGATCGTTTTGTGTTTTGGCGTGGCCGTGAAAGCAAATAGACTCAAGTTCTCTAGCTGGCCACGTTTGGCCATGCTACGATAAAGTTCGTCGAAGTCCGCTGCACCTTCCTCCAACGCATTCTCGGCTGCCTTCTCGCGAAGTAATCGTCCACCGAGAACCGCCTTTAAATCGGTCGCTGTTTCGCCAGATTGAGAGCTATGAGCCTCGTCAACAATCACCGCACATTTGCGAGTGGGCAATATACCCTCACTTTCGTCACTGCGTTCCTCGGCAAGCTTTACGAGTTGCCGCGTCACAAAGGGAAACTTCTGCAGTGTGCTAATGATTATAGGGACACCATTTTCCAACGCCTCAGCCAGCTGACGGGAATTCTCGTCGATTTTTTGGACTACTCCCTGGCGGTGATCGAACTGATAGATAGTGTCCTGCAACTGACTATCCAGGACCAAGCGGTCAGTAATCACAACCACACTGTCGAACACCCTCTCATTATCAGCGTTGTGCAGTGAAGCCAACCGATGAGCCAGCCAGCCAATCGTATTGCTTTTGCCACTTCCCGCAGAATGCTCGACCAAGTAGTTGTGTCCAACACCTTCAATCCTCGCATTAGCTACCAGCTTTCGGACGGCTTGAAGCTGATGGTATCGAGGAAAGATCATCGATTCCTTTTTAATTTTCTTGCCTTCGTCCGTGCGTCTCTCATCAATTTGCAAGTGTAGGAACCGAGCGAACAAGTCAAGGCAACTTTCACGGGAAAAGACTTCTTCCCAGAGATAGGCTGTTCGGTGCTTACCGTTCTTGCTAACCGGATTTCCAGCTCCCCCATCGGCACCTTGATTGAAAGGAAGAAAGTAAGTCGCTGAACCCGCGAGGCGAGTTGTCATGAAGACAGAGTCTGGATCGACTGTGAAATGAACCAGCGTTCGTCGTTTGAACTCGAAAATCAATTCACGCGGGTCACGGTCCTTTTGATATTGGCGTTTGGCGTCATCCACTGTCTGACCAGTGAGATGGTTCTTCAACTCCATTGTAACTACCGGAATTCCATTGATACTAAGTACCAAATCCAGTGAATTCTTATTCTTGGTGCTGTAGTAGAGCTGTCGCGTCGCGCCAACACAGTTGGTTTGGTATTGAATGGCAAGTTCTGAATTGAGATCGTGAGCCGCTTTGAAGAACGCAACTTGCAAAGTACGCCCGTAGCACTTAAAGCCATGCCGAAGCGTGGCCAGAGAACCATGTGAATCCATCCACTTGCAAAGATCACTCAGAATGCGTTCACCAGTTTTCTCTCCATGTAACGTCTCCAACTTGTCCCACTGTTTCTTCTGTGTGATCTTGATGAAATCAAGTACTCGGTTCGGAAAGATCGCCGTTTCTGGATCAAACTCTGTCGAGTCAACATTAATATATCCATCGCCCAGCAAACTCTCAAATAGCAACGTTTCAAAAGCAGTTTCTGAGATGGGTTTCGACATTCGACTCTCTACCCTTCAAGCACTCGAACCGACAAGGACTTCAATACAAAACAAAAAGAGGCGAGTTTTCCATCAACGTTTGGTTTGTCGAGTGACTGGATGAGTGTTTGAAGCTGCTTCTTTGTAACACGCCTCTTGTCGTTGAGGCCGAAGAAACCAATGATGGCCTTTCTCCGAAGATTACGCACATAGTCTGCATCAAGTCCCAGTTTCTCAATCGTCTTTTGCGCGGCTTCGTCATCTTTAAAACTTGGATGAATGTGTCCGGACCAAGCGAAGGTAAATCTCCTCTCGCAATCCTCGTGCAGCGGTGAAACGAAGAATTCTTCATCCCACCAGCTTTTCTTGAACGGCGCTCCGCACCCTAATGAATCATTGCCTCCGTCATTGGGGAAACAGGCAACTAGATTGCGATATTCGACATCTTCTCCTGGTTCGCATTCCGATTGTGGCTTAAGATGCTCAATGTGACTGGAGGAAGGGGCGATCGAGAGTCCAAGATATGCACACAGGAAATATTGTTCCTTCAATAGAAAGGCCTTTAAGTCAACCTTAACTTCGGTAGGGAGGCACCGATAGGAGAAGTTTTTGAGCTCTCTATTTTCATTGACCCATTTCATGAATGACTTAGGAGGGTTCGTTTTCGTTATTCGCTTCATTTTCAAGCAACTCAATTCGATCCAACATTGACTTCCATTCCTGCAATTCAGGAAATATTCCGATATCTTCTTCGATCTCCATTACCATCGCTCTTGCAGAATCCCAATTCCCGTCGTCAATTGCATCTGCAATCTTGCGCAAATTTTGTTCAATTTCAAAGTCGCGTGGTAGCGCCCCCATGATCCTTTGAAGTACCCAATTACTGTCCATGCCGAAGCTCTGGGTCACCGGTACCCACTTCACCTTGTTGTCCTCTTCATCTCTTTCAAGAGCGCGGATCGAACTTGCATGCGACTGTCCGATAACTTGTGGGGAATGCGTCGTCACAATGAACTGGCAATTCTGAAATGTGTTGGTAAATTGTCGCAACACTTTCCTTTGTATTGTCGGATGCAAATGCAAGTCGATTTCATCAATGAGAATGATTGCTTTGCCATCCTTAATTGGGTCTTTTAAGTCTGGATTCGCGATCGACAAACGACGTGTGATGTCGAATAGAATTGCAAGTATTCCTCTTTCTCCGTCCGACAATTGGTTGATCGCGAGAGGTACCCCCAGTTTATTAATCATCAGTCGCAGAGGTTCCATTTCAAGACGAAGATTTGAGAAATCGCTAAGAAAGGTAGTAACGACGCCCTTCAATGTTTCGAGCACCTTCAAACGTTGCGGTTGATGCTCGTCGGCAAGTTCTTCTTGAACACGGAACCAGTGCATGAAATCTCGTAGTTCGACTGGACGATTTTCGAGCGCTGTTTGATAGGCTCTTTCAACAGAGAATGGTTCTGTAGGCGGCAATACCCTGGGCTTTCCGGGCAACTGTCGTTGTGGTGAAAAATAGATCGCAAGTGGTTGGGAACGGCGTTCCTTAAGCTTTCGTAGTACCTTAGATGTTTCTGCTTGTGCGCTGTCGAGGCCCGTTTTGTCTTCTCCCGCAACAAGATTCTCAAACATTAATGAAACTATGTTGCCTTCGTCGGATTCGGCAACTCGCTGTATCGTGATATGGCAAGTGTGTTCCGCAACCTGGAGCACAGATGACACTTGGAGGGATTTCTTATCCCCAAAAATGTCTTCATCTTTAAAGTAAATTACTTCTTTGCTCGATGGTGTGAAATCGCGGAGGGCGCGAGATAGCATCGCAGTAAGAGCGAGCAAGATTCCTGACTTCCCAACGCCATTAACGCCAGCAATTACGGTCACCCGTTCGTGAAAGTCAAATTCGATCTGCTCGAAGCCACGATAGTTGACAAGATTTATCTTTTTAAGAATCATGCCACCATCTCCTCAATTGGGATTTCGCCAGTAATAGCAGCGGTAATTAAGGCGCTTCTTTTATCTGAAAGCAAAGAGAGTGTCTCATTGAGGGCAAACTTAATGGCCTCCGTTTCGGTTTCAAGGTTGCTCAACTCATCTGCGATGCGTTCCTGTTCGGAAAGCGGTGGAACGGGCAAGATTAGATTTCCAATGTCGGACTTTGTGATATTGTTTGCAAGCCCCTCAGCGCCGCTAATACATCTGCTAATTTGCCAACGAAGACAGTTTGACCCCATTGCCAAAACTAAATAGGCCGGATTCATCTCATGATTTGGAATGAGGCGAAACGTTTTATCCGAAAGTAATAGCCTCGCTTTAGGCATCGATTTTACAAGAGCCACTGAGCCAATCAGATGTATCGAGCCACTAGCTCGCGACATTAGTATGTCTCCACGATTAACCTCAATATCAAGCGGTGGTTCGACGTCGACGGGGAGCAGTTTGTTCTGGGATTCGTCAAAAATGCCGCCGTTCACACACCCAGTCTTCAGGACACCGAATTCACCTTCACCTGCTGGAAAATTATGACACTGCGGCGACCATCCTTGCTGGATTCCTTCCAGTAGATATTTCAGCCTTCTAACGTTCCAGTGCTCTGGTATATCACCTAGGCTTTCATTTCCCGATGGCCTTCGACGTACCTTCGGGTCAAGTCCCTGCGTAACCAATTGTGTAATCGCTGCGGAGCGTTTCCTGTCCAATATCACCAACATTTCATTCTTTTCAGCGATGAGTTCGTCTAGAAGGAAAGTCTCGCGTTCGAGGAATTCGACTACGTCATGCTGCTCTTTAAGTGGCGGAATTGGTAGTTGGAGCTTTCCAATTCCATCCTGGGGCAGCCCAAATCGGGTCACACCTTTTGCCGAAAGCTCTAACTGCTGTCTAATTGTCTTGGATTGCAAACAGCGAAACAGAAAGTGTCCACTTATCGTCTCTGGCCTTCCACGAAGTATGGCTAGGTGGTAGCCACAAACCACATCATCCCCACTCTGTATGACAAGGGCCGGAACACCGATGTCTTCCCATGTCTCCGAGTCTTTAGTGATAATCACGTCACCAACGTTCAGTCGAAATCGCTCAATTTCATGCTCAGTTGCTGTAGCCTTCATGAGATTCATCTTACTTGCGTCAATAAACTCATTCTTATAGACGTCCATATAATTGCACAAGCGAACGGGAATTTCATTGTCGTGTGCGTGCTTATCAATATTGCTAACTTGGTGTGAAGCGGCGAATTTCAATGGAAGGACTTTCCAGTGATTCGGGAGCTGCGAAAGTCCGTGTGCCCGAATTTTCATAGTTCCCCCCGCCCTAGCAGCTCTACTATCCGTTTTTCAGCTCTAGCGAGTTCGGCATTGATTTCGCAAAGGCTTGGAGGCGACTTGTACCTAAAGAATTCTCGGTTAAAGTTGATTTCGTAGCCAACTTTGCCAATCCCCTCGTCTAATTCGTCTCGGGCACTTTTGGACCCTCGATCAATCCACGAATCCTGAACAAATGGCCGAACTTCGCGCAAAAAGAAATCGACGACGTGCTCTTTCAGCGGAATGTTCTCGTAGTCGCGGAGATCGGAGTCTGCTTCGTACTCAATCGCATCCTTTGACGGGCCACAGTACAATCCAACTGTTGCCGCCAACTCGCTCTTATCAAGCTTAGCTTGTAGCTCTTGCATGGGGAAAGCGGCTGTCGCATCGAAATCAAACTTCTTGAACCGCCTAGCAATCACCGGTTCGGCGGTTGAATCGACCGTCGTGTAGCACTCGCGAAAAAGCTTCTTGGAAGCAGAAGTCCATTTTATCTCCTGGTGATTAGCAACTTCCTGAACTGTCTCCCATACTTCGTTCCAATCGAGATGTGGGTCTGTACCTAGCTCCGATTCTATTGCTCGGACCATATCGAGAAACTTTGGGTACGCATCCAAAAACGACTCGGTCGCTTCTTGAGTGATCTGAAACCGCAATCGTAAAGGTCGCTCGATGATCACTCGCCGATATCCGAAGTCAGCGTTGTTGAACATCTTGCACGTATCTGACGTTCTCTTTGATCCGTGCTCACGCGAAATCGCTTCTATGGATTTGTCGTCGATATATCGCCGTTTGTCACCTAACGAACGCCGCATCGGTTTATATCGCTGACGAGCGTCAATAAGCTGAATCTTACCCCGTCGGTCTTCGGCTTTGCGATTAGTGACGATCCAAATGAATGTGCCGATACCCGTGTTGTAAAACATCTGCTCTGGCAGCGCCACGATTGCTTCGAGCCAGTCGTTTTCAATAATCTGTCGGCGAATCTCACTCTCCCCCGAACCAGCTCCGCCGGTAAACAACGGCGACCCATTAAAAACGATCGCACATCGCGAACCGATCTTTTTCTCCTCTGGGTTGATCTCCTGAAAGTGACCAATCATGTAGAGCAAGAACAATAATGCTCCATCATTCACTCTTGGAAGCTTACCTTTGTACCCGTGGAAATTGGATAACCGATCTAGTTCTTTTTTCTCCGCTTTCCAGTCAACGCCGAATGGTGGATTGGCAATCAGGTAATCAAACTCCATACCCACGAAGCTGTCCTCCGTAAGTGTGTTTCCCAGTTCGATTTGTCCATCGTTCTGCCCTTTAATCAGCAAGTCGGATGCAGCCACAGCGTATGATCGAGCGTTGTAATCTTGTCCGTAGACTTGGACATTTGCGTTGTGGTTGTGTTCCTTGATCCAGTTTTCAGCCTCGGACAACATCCCGCCTGTTCCACACGCAGGGTCACAAATCGTTGCAAGTATTCCAGGTGTTGTGAGAATATGATCGTCGGGTTCAAGCAGCAGATTCACCATAAGGCGGATGACTTCGCGTGGTGTGAAGTGGTCACCCGCGGTCTCGTTCGCTGCTTCATTGAACCTCCGAATCAGATCCTCAAAGAGATGCCCCATGGCGTGGGTGTCTAGCTGTCCCAAGTCTATATCGGCAAACTTCGAGACAACAAGGTAAAGACGATTCGCTTCTTCGAGCTTTTCGATTTCCTTAGTGAAGTCGAAGCGATCAAAGATCTGCCGCACATTCTCCGAGTATCCGGCGATGTAGTCTGCAAGGTGTCGCCCAATGTGGTCTGGATCGCCTTTCAGCTTCTCGAAATCGAGCTCACTGTGATTATGGAAACCAATGTCCTTGCCGTCTCCGGCGACTCGATTCAGCTTCGGATCGTGGACGTTAGCTTTGTATTCCTTGATACGTTTGAAGGATGCAAGAACCTTTGGCTTGGTTTCCGCAAGCACACAATCAAATCGCCGCAACACAACCATAGGCAGCATGACGCGTTCATACTGAGGAGGGCGATATGGCCCCCGTAACAGGTCAGCGATTTGCCAGACGAAATTTGCAAGTTCTTGGTGTGTCATAGAATCCGTTATTTAATTCTTTCAATATTTGCCATAAGCCGTATTTTCGCCAGTCTATCCGAAGTGTCGAGTCGGGATTATAGGCTGGAGGACCATTAAATATTACGGCTCCTTCGCATTTCGATTCACTACTATCTTGGAACCTGTCGAAGCACTTACCGAGTAATAAGTGGTATTCATTTGCTGGTGAGCCAGCGCCTCAGGACTACCCTGTCTTCAGCCCGGTGATACAGTATTTCTTAGGTAAACCTCCAAGTTCAAGGACCTTTCAAATTCTACCAAAGTCTACCATGTGTTGATATTCTAACGTATAACAATCGGAGTGCTATCTGTTAAACATCCCCAACAACCCTCAAATGTGATAGTAGTATAATCTGCGTTTTCACAACTTATGAATTTAGATCCAATAAAATGCCACAAAGGGATCGCACTTTAAGGTTTGTCGGAGCATATTGATTTGTGCTTTTCACAGGACCTTGTACGCCTTTATAACAGGCGTTTGTCAGGACGGATGGGGGTTGAGAGGTATTGGCTGGTGAGAACGAAAGAATGGGCTCGCAAAGGTAATTAGCTGGGGAGCATCATTTGGCAACCTTCTTAAACCAAGTTAGCAAAAGCCGATTGGCTCAGATTGTGTGACACTAGCGTTTTTCTTCAACACGAGCAATCAGCTCCGAGGCCTTAATACCCATTGCATCGCAGAGACGAAATAAAACATCCACCGTCGGTGATTTCTTATTTCTTTCCAGCTGGCTAATGTAGGTACGATCTAACCCAGCCTCGAAGGCAAGCGCCTCCTGGGTCATTCCAGCTTCTTCTCGAAAGTGCCGTAATACATCTCCTAGCATGAGTGGAGACTATCTGGCGTTTGTTGACCTGTCTGTGGACTTTAGTCTACAATCCTGGGCAGTGTTCACAAGTTACCTTATTGCGCCTGTATCTACTGGAGAAGACATGAGTTCTGGAAAACAAAGACCTACATCGCGGTCCACAAAAGAAGGCTGTGCTATCCCATTCTTACTTATTTTTGGGATGTTTCTATTCACAGGTATTTTGATGGCTGCGCGACCATTTGGAGGAGCTTTACTGGCTCTAGCTGTAATCTGCGGTGCCATTACTTTATATGTGAAGCCAGAGTGGCAAGACATGGTGTTCGAGCCACTCGGCGTTAAAACAAAACTTAATCGGTATGCGGTACTCGGAATTACGATTTTCTTTATGTTGATATCTTTTGTATCAACGGACAAAGAGGAGGCTGATGAACTTTGGGCCAAAGGGAATAAATCTGAAGCAGTTGAACTTTATGTCTCTGAATTAGAAGGAACATTTTCACCAAACCCAGAAATCCTAGCTCGGGTAATTGAGTTCTATTTTGAAAATGGTAACAAGGAGAAGGCCGAAGAGTTTTGCAACATGGCGATTGAAACTGATGTTGAGCTGTCGCCCCAGTCAAAAGAAATCCGCGACTTTGTTGCTTCAGTGCGGGAAGAGTATGCTCGTAAAGTGGAGCAAGATAAATTAGACGAGGAAGCCAAAAATAAAGTTGAATTAGCAAAGAGGGAAGCCGAGCAAGAAAACCAAAAGCGTGAATCAGAAGAGGAAACCCGAAAACGCCTGGATACGTTCATAGCTGCGTTGAAGGTTGCAGAGGTTACGATAGTTAAAAGTGTCAGAGTGCAAGAGATCTCAAATGGGATTTGGGAAGCAGAGATCGAGGTTAGAAATAACTGGCATATCAAACCGTATCAAGTCCGACTTCAAGATGCACAAAATCTTTGGAGTGCCTGGGCCAAAATTGCATCACCCCAAGAGCCCGATTCTGCTCGAATCAAGATTGTTGATATCAATGGGAATGAAGTTGGTGGTTCGCGTGTGTTAGCCGGTTCCTTGATCTGGGTACAAGAAAACTGATGGTCTACAATGAGCCAATAGAACTCCGAACAGTTGTGTCGCTCTCACAAGTATGTCTGGATACAATACGCGAGGGGCAGCACGGTTTGGGATTGATCCCCTGAACCGGGTTTGTTTGCCTTCGACCGGCGAGCCGGCTGCCCCTCTTTGTTTTATTATTTTGGTCGAAGAAAGGTCGAAGATTATGCCAGAGAAGCAGCTACGCTTCGCCGCCCTCGTAAGGGTATCTACAGACAAGCAGGAGAAACAAGGCGAGTCGCTACGGACTCAGGAAAAGCAGATCACACAAGCCGTTGAAACCTTGGGTGGCGTTATTACCAAACGATATGCAGGCCAGGAACATGCAACCTCTGGATATGAACGGGAGCAGCTTGATAAGCTCCTGGCTGATGCAACAAAGAAGCGTAAACCATTTGACGCTGTAATGGTTTTTGATGCTTCCAGGTGGTCTCGCGACAACGCCAGATCAAAAGCAGGCTTACAAGCATTTCGCGATAACGACATACGGTTTTTCACCCTTACGCAAGAACACAACCTCTTCAATCCAAGTGCGATCCTCTTTCTGGGTATGTCGGCAGAGATCGGAGAATATCAGGCCAGACAGCAAAAACAAAAATCAGTAATGAGTTGCATTGATCGTGCCAAGCGGCTTGGCGCTCCTACTTCAGGAAAAAAACCGTTTGGCAGAACCTGGGACAAAGAAGCCCAGAAGTGGGGACTAGATACAAAAAAGAAAGCGATGATACAGGACATTGCTAAAAGATATCTGGCTGGTGAACCGTTACCTAAACTTGCAACAGAATATGGCATCAACCATTCGTTTTTGAATAAGACGCTCGCAGAGAGTTGTGGGTCCTCTTATGAAATCACTTGGAATATCAAAGACCTAAAAATTCATGAGACTGTTACAATAGATATACCTCCTCTGCTTTCAGATAAAACTATCAAGGCAATACGAAAAAAGGCAGTAGCAAACCGCACTTATCAACATGGGACGCCGAAGTACCATTATTTACTCCAGGGATATGTGTTTTGCGAAGAGTGCGGGTACGCTATGACAGGGCAGGCGAACTCTCGGGGAACGCTTTATTATCGACATAGAACAAGATCTCGGCATTGTGAATGCGATGTTGTTCCTAAGCCTTATGTCCGAGCAGACCAGTTAGAAGATGCTGTAATACTGCACTTATTTGATACGTTTGGGAACCCGAAAGCGGTTGAGCGAGCCATCGAAGAAGCAACACCAGACTTAAAGAGAAGGGAGGAGTGTCTGAAGAAGATTCAGCGATTAAACTCTGAACTGGCAGGTATTAAGAAAGCACGGGATTCGATATTGAACCTGATCGAAAAAGGATCTCTTACAGAGGAGCAAGCTGGAACTAAATTAGCAGGATTACAAGATCGGGAAGAATTATTAACGACAGAATTGGACCAGGTGCTCGCATCCATTGAGAACGTGCCAACTCCTGAGGAGATTAAATCAACAGCCGAGGAAGTTGTACGGCGTTTTTCAAAACCAAAAGTGAGTGCCAGAAAGCGGCTGAGAATTAGAGCGGCAAATCGATTCGATAAGATGACGTGGGAAGATAAGCGGGGGCTGATTGAATTGGTCTTTGATGGTACTTTTTCTGATGGCCGTCCGATGGGGATTTACATAGAACCAATTGAAGGGCAAGAGAACCATCGACAGAAAAAATGGGCTTTTACCATTCGAGGTATGGCACCTGTTAACGGGGATCAGTGTGTGACGCAATGTGTTTCGGGTTCCCCAGAGCCAGGCCATCCTGGACGCCGCTTTCTGAGACCAGCTGTTCGACGTCATCGTGAATTGAGACGATCTGACGGCGCTGGGGGAGATCCATCCAGAGTTCTTTAGTGAGTGTTTTCATGATATTTGTCTCCTTTAGCATGTGAGATGCATTCGATCCTACTACATGCGTTCTTTGATGTCAGGTGCCGGGCGATTCCGGAACACAGCGTTTCTACCTCCAATTCAGCTGGAATGCCACGTTTATGCTTGCAATTCCAGATTGCGATAGATCAGTATAGTGGTTGACGCGTGATTATGTCAGAATGACAGCCCTGCATTCAAATAGTAAACTTCTCCGCAGACTCCTGGTCCAGCCCGTAGACATAAGGTCCTTCAGATGAAACAGCCTTCGTATCCGAGCCGAACGGGACGAGAAACTGCTTCCCTTTTCCTGTTACAACTCACTTTCATTCTGCTATCCACAGGCTGGTGTATGGGGTGCAGTCCAGGTCCGAAAACAGCCGCGTCAGACCAGTGGCAGACACCGACGGAGTGGGCGCTGCTGATGGCGCAGCAGGAGAAACAGGTTTACCTGCATTGCCGAATGTTAAATGACATCGCCCGGGCACAACTGGCAGCGGGCGAAAAAGAGCAGGCCCTACAGACTTTGAAGCCGACATTGGAACTGATTGCCAAGACAGATGGACTGGTCGGTAAGAACAGTACGCAGGAAGCGATCATCAAAACAGTCCTGGAACTGGGGGAGTACGAGTCAGCAATTCAAACGGCAGAGAATTTCACAAATCCTTCTTTGACGGACCCGATCTTTAAAGAGATTGCTTTCGCACTGATTGAAGCTGGAAAAGTTTCAGAGGCTGTCGAGGCAGTTCAAAAGCTGAAGAATGAGGGTTCTGCGATACGAGTTTGCGAAAGCGTCGCTGGGGCGCTTGTTCAGAAGGGGCAGCAGCAACAGGCAATGGAGTTCGTGGAACAGATTCCCCAATTGAATATAAAGGGAGCGGCACTGTGTGCGATGGCCGTGGTCTATTTTGAACAGGGTGATTCCCGGCAGGCATATGAACTGCTGAAACCAGTCGAAAATATGTATGAGAAAGTTGATGATGAGACGAAAATAGATCAGTTAATGACAAGGAGAGATCAGTTGTTGACCAAGTTCGTCAATGCACTCGCCCGTGGGGGAAATTCCAAACGAGCGCTGGAATTCACCGAATTCATCAAGGATCGCGATTTTGCTGCTGTGGTAGCATACCAGTCTGTGATCGTCACATTAATAGCATCCAGTGATGTGAAACAGGCACTGAAAATTGCAAACAAGATTGAAGACCTGGAATCCAGGAATCGTGAGCAGCAGAAGATTGCAGAGATAATCGCCAGGGACTCAGACGATTATGAGCAGGCAATGGAAATTTCAAACAAAATTCAAAACTCCGGATTTCAGTATAGTACGATCAAATTTGATGCGCTCGCGAACATCGCAGTTACTATTGCCAGCAAGTCAGGGGATTATGAACGAGCACTGAAAG contains:
- a CDS encoding type I restriction endonuclease subunit R, encoding MSKPISETAFETLLFESLLGDGYINVDSTEFDPETAIFPNRVLDFIKITQKKQWDKLETLHGEKTGERILSDLCKWMDSHGSLATLRHGFKCYGRTLQVAFFKAAHDLNSELAIQYQTNCVGATRQLYYSTKNKNSLDLVLSINGIPVVTMELKNHLTGQTVDDAKRQYQKDRDPRELIFEFKRRTLVHFTVDPDSVFMTTRLAGSATYFLPFNQGADGGAGNPVSKNGKHRTAYLWEEVFSRESCLDLFARFLHLQIDERRTDEGKKIKKESMIFPRYHQLQAVRKLVANARIEGVGHNYLVEHSAGSGKSNTIGWLAHRLASLHNADNERVFDSVVVITDRLVLDSQLQDTIYQFDHRQGVVQKIDENSRQLAEALENGVPIIISTLQKFPFVTRQLVKLAEERSDESEGILPTRKCAVIVDEAHSSQSGETATDLKAVLGGRLLREKAAENALEEGAADFDELYRSMAKRGQLENLSLFAFTATPKHKTIKMFGRDGEASHKYTMRQAIEEGFIMDVLKNYTTYATYYRLVKSCEDDPEVERKKAAKALARFMRLHPHNIAQKTEVMVEHFNAVTRHKIGGRAKAMVLTGSRLEAVRYKQSFDEYIKKKGYPIKSLVAFSGTVQDDKIPEKTYTEEQMNNGLREKDLPERFGTPEFQVLLVAEKYQTGFDQPLLHTMYVDRRLSGIQAVQTLSRLNRTHPLKEDTFVLDFVNDRAEIQEAFKRYYDGAVMGEEVDPHRMYEIREELDASGIYTQDEVNHFCKVFFKPKRKQSPNDHKELNTILDLAKDRFQQLLDSDENEAELWRGKLGAFRNLYTFLSQVIPYQDSDLEKLYTYLRHLSPKLPKRRSGPQYTFDDEIRLEYFRLQKISEGSISLNTGTANSLDGPKEVGSGSVREEEVPLSRLIDVVNDRFGTDFNEADQLFFDQIVEAACDDLGLQQAAKANPEDKFALVFDKVLESLFVERMDQNEDIFARFMNEKGFQDIVANWLVHQVYSKLNDIKDSP
- a CDS encoding retron system putative HNH endonuclease → MKWVNENRELKNFSYRCLPTEVKVDLKAFLLKEQYFLCAYLGLSIAPSSSHIEHLKPQSECEPGEDVEYRNLVACFPNDGGNDSLGCGAPFKKSWWDEEFFVSPLHEDCERRFTFAWSGHIHPSFKDDEAAQKTIEKLGLDADYVRNLRRKAIIGFFGLNDKRRVTKKQLQTLIQSLDKPNVDGKLASFCFVLKSLSVRVLEG
- a CDS encoding AAA family ATPase, with protein sequence MILKKINLVNYRGFEQIEFDFHERVTVIAGVNGVGKSGILLALTAMLSRALRDFTPSSKEVIYFKDEDIFGDKKSLQVSSVLQVAEHTCHITIQRVAESDEGNIVSLMFENLVAGEDKTGLDSAQAETSKVLRKLKERRSQPLAIYFSPQRQLPGKPRVLPPTEPFSVERAYQTALENRPVELRDFMHWFRVQEELADEHQPQRLKVLETLKGVVTTFLSDFSNLRLEMEPLRLMINKLGVPLAINQLSDGERGILAILFDITRRLSIANPDLKDPIKDGKAIILIDEIDLHLHPTIQRKVLRQFTNTFQNCQFIVTTHSPQVIGQSHASSIRALERDEEDNKVKWVPVTQSFGMDSNWVLQRIMGALPRDFEIEQNLRKIADAIDDGNWDSARAMVMEIEEDIGIFPELQEWKSMLDRIELLENEANNENEPS
- a CDS encoding restriction endonuclease subunit S, whose product is MKIRAHGLSQLPNHWKVLPLKFAASHQVSNIDKHAHDNEIPVRLCNYMDVYKNEFIDASKMNLMKATATEHEIERFRLNVGDVIITKDSETWEDIGVPALVIQSGDDVVCGYHLAILRGRPETISGHFLFRCLQSKTIRQQLELSAKGVTRFGLPQDGIGKLQLPIPPLKEQHDVVEFLERETFLLDELIAEKNEMLVILDRKRSAAITQLVTQGLDPKVRRRPSGNESLGDIPEHWNVRRLKYLLEGIQQGWSPQCHNFPAGEGEFGVLKTGCVNGGIFDESQNKLLPVDVEPPLDIEVNRGDILMSRASGSIHLIGSVALVKSMPKARLLLSDKTFRLIPNHEMNPAYLVLAMGSNCLRWQISRCISGAEGLANNITKSDIGNLILPVPPLSEQERIADELSNLETETEAIKFALNETLSLLSDKRSALITAAITGEIPIEEMVA
- a CDS encoding type I restriction-modification system subunit M yields the protein MTHQELANFVWQIADLLRGPYRPPQYERVMLPMVVLRRFDCVLAETKPKVLASFKRIKEYKANVHDPKLNRVAGDGKDIGFHNHSELDFEKLKGDPDHIGRHLADYIAGYSENVRQIFDRFDFTKEIEKLEEANRLYLVVSKFADIDLGQLDTHAMGHLFEDLIRRFNEAANETAGDHFTPREVIRLMVNLLLEPDDHILTTPGILATICDPACGTGGMLSEAENWIKEHNHNANVQVYGQDYNARSYAVAASDLLIKGQNDGQIELGNTLTEDSFVGMEFDYLIANPPFGVDWKAEKKELDRLSNFHGYKGKLPRVNDGALLFLLYMIGHFQEINPEEKKIGSRCAIVFNGSPLFTGGAGSGESEIRRQIIENDWLEAIVALPEQMFYNTGIGTFIWIVTNRKAEDRRGKIQLIDARQRYKPMRRSLGDKRRYIDDKSIEAISREHGSKRTSDTCKMFNNADFGYRRVIIERPLRLRFQITQEATESFLDAYPKFLDMVRAIESELGTDPHLDWNEVWETVQEVANHQEIKWTSASKKLFRECYTTVDSTAEPVIARRFKKFDFDATAAFPMQELQAKLDKSELAATVGLYCGPSKDAIEYEADSDLRDYENIPLKEHVVDFFLREVRPFVQDSWIDRGSKSARDELDEGIGKVGYEINFNREFFRYKSPPSLCEINAELARAEKRIVELLGRGEL
- a CDS encoding helix-turn-helix domain-containing protein encodes the protein MLGDVLRHFREEAGMTQEALAFEAGLDRTYISQLERNKKSPTVDVLFRLCDAMGIKASELIARVEEKR
- a CDS encoding recombinase family protein: MPEKQLRFAALVRVSTDKQEKQGESLRTQEKQITQAVETLGGVITKRYAGQEHATSGYEREQLDKLLADATKKRKPFDAVMVFDASRWSRDNARSKAGLQAFRDNDIRFFTLTQEHNLFNPSAILFLGMSAEIGEYQARQQKQKSVMSCIDRAKRLGAPTSGKKPFGRTWDKEAQKWGLDTKKKAMIQDIAKRYLAGEPLPKLATEYGINHSFLNKTLAESCGSSYEITWNIKDLKIHETVTIDIPPLLSDKTIKAIRKKAVANRTYQHGTPKYHYLLQGYVFCEECGYAMTGQANSRGTLYYRHRTRSRHCECDVVPKPYVRADQLEDAVILHLFDTFGNPKAVERAIEEATPDLKRREECLKKIQRLNSELAGIKKARDSILNLIEKGSLTEEQAGTKLAGLQDREELLTTELDQVLASIENVPTPEEIKSTAEEVVRRFSKPKVSARKRLRIRAANRFDKMTWEDKRGLIELVFDGTFSDGRPMGIYIEPIEGQENHRQKKWAFTIRGMAPVNGDQCVTQCVSGSPEPGHPGRRFLRPAVRRHRELRRSDGAGGDPSRVL